The Patescibacteria group bacterium sequence AATTTGATTATGCCATACTTTGATCGAGGGTGAACACCAGTTATTGTTCCGATGGTATTTTGTTTTTTATGAAATGCTACCAGTGTATTAATATCAAGATCAGTTACTCCATCTCCATATGTCCACATAAAATATTCATCTTTTTCTGGAATATACTTTGCACAACGTAAAATTCTTTCTCCAATTAGAGTCTCAAGTCCAGTATCAACAAATGTAATATTGAAATCATCAATTTCTGATCTACTTTCTAAATAATATTTTATTTTATGAGTTTTGGTATTCAATTTGAAATCTGAGGTATAGGCTTTCTGATTAAGAAAATACTGTTTAATATATTCTGCTTTATATCCTAAGGCAAGAATAAAATCGTTGTATCCATAGTGGGCATATATTTTCATAATATGCCAGAGGATAGGTTTGCCTCCGATATTGACCATGGGTTTGGGTTTGAACTCTGTTTCTTCTTTTAATCTAGTTCCTCGACCACCGCAGAGAATAATTACTTTCATAATGAAATTTTTTTCATTACCTATTAATACTTTGGTAATAGTATAGCCAAATTTTATCAAAAAATAAAGAAGAGGTACTTCTTTTATCACTGATCATAAGTCTTTTGTAGAGTCATGTCAATAATAAAACTCTACTTAGTGTAATGATTAATAAAGTAGTTAGCAGCTATTTTAATTGGAATGATCTGATGGTTGATAAAATTTCTCATCTTGGGAAGATCATCAATGGCTGCCCATATTGCACCACTTGGAAGTTTAGCGTTTTTTGCAATTGCTCCAAGATAGATGTGTACAGCTTCAGGTCCCCTTTGAGTCATATATTGTGCGACACCTACAAACTCCGGTGTTCTTAAGTAGGATGTTTGTATCTCATATTTTTGAATTCGTTCCAAAGGACCATTCATAGG is a genomic window containing:
- a CDS encoding glucose-1-phosphate cytidylyltransferase produces the protein MIKEVPLLYFLIKFGYTITKVLIGNEKNFIMKVIILCGGRGTRLKEETEFKPKPMVNIGGKPILWHIMKIYAHYGYNDFILALGYKAEYIKQYFLNQKAYTSDFKLNTKTHKIKYYLESRSEIDDFNITFVDTGLETLIGERILRCAKYIPEKDEYFMWTYGDGVTDLDINTLVAFHKKQNTIGTITGVHPRSKYGIIKLVEDNKIESFEEKPVLSDWINGGFGVYKREFFNYLRPGEMEHPALKRLAAEKQLSLYKHEGFWASVDTHKELEDLNSMWESGVIPWKVWK